The following nucleotide sequence is from Branchiostoma lanceolatum isolate klBraLanc5 chromosome 18, klBraLanc5.hap2, whole genome shotgun sequence.
TATTTCCGTTGCAATAGAAAAAGTCATACATACACCAAACCTAGGTCCTCTTTATGTTGACACCTTGCATAATAGTATATATCATATAATCGATGTCGAATGCGATGGcgtcctgatgcatttcagtttcaaactgtatttgttggatcacttgaAACGAAATCTAAGCAACAAAAGAAGGAAATGTACTGACCCCATTTTTTTCATGGccgtaatcagaaacacaacattcatTTTTCTAGGCCTCTTTGTATTCCCATTCAAGTGCAAGGCTCAGTACCAGTATTTCTCAAGCCTGTATAATACAATAGGGTTAGACCCTAGTAGATAGTTCTTGTATCTTTATGCAGCAtctttacattttgatatacGACACTAGAAATTAGAAACTAAATCTGAAATTACACAAAGAGCTAGAACATGTATCTTCAACTTACAACTTCACTTCTTTACAACTTTACAACATTCAACCATTATGTAAACGTTATTCAACTAAGTCATTGCTAATCTGCAACTGGGGCAAACTTGCACTCTCCGCATTACGTAGGGTATAGTGTTGATAAGATGCACATGAAGAGGACAGCTGCTGTTCCATATGTCAGACAGCTAGTCCATTAGTAGCTTGAGCAGTAAGCTATTCTCTTTCTCACTATCTGATGAGCTGGTTTGTTGCTGTGAAAAAAAGATTGTACATGTGAAATATGTACTTAAACACACCCTTTGCTCTTAATTTGAACATGACAACATGTTAACTTAAAGGCAGAAAATTGTGATCTGGCAAAATATGTCGACAGAGAATGCAGGATGCTACgaatgtgttagggtggtctcCCACTCCCACAAATCCTGAATTTCAAGTCAAATGCATTGATCTAAAGAGACAGAAAACGAAGCTGAAAAGTTCTCACAGTCTTTTAAGGGAATGTCTTAAAACTAAATTTGACAGACTTTGGTTTGGATCTCTACTGACAAAATCCGAgatacaaattgaatgtatcTGTTAACAGAGACTCCGGTCTTCTTCCAGATAGCAATCTTCACTAACATGTACTGTATCCGGACTCATCAACCATCACATAACAGAAACAGGGGACGTCACACGCTGTCATAAATAGATTTGATCTATACTATAACAGTTATAGACGAGGCTATGGAAGTCccctgtatttttgttgtggCTTAAGTTTACATTTGACCTGCATGCAATACTCCAGCTACTGTTGTGCTGTTTTGATGTTGCCTTATATACAAAACCTTTTTATAGCAGACTCACAGTTAAAGCCACAATGTATTTCATCTCTAATGTCACATTGCACATTTACATTAATTTGTCACAGTCTTCATCATTCCAATGCATACATATACATTAACATAAACATCGTAcgctttttcttctttgacagGGAAGAACAATGTCTTCTGTGAAGTAATCAAGAATGCCATACCTTCATCCCATCTTTGCCTCCGTTTCCACTACTACTGCTTCTTGTTGCCTCCTGTACACATATGAATCCAGAATTCATATTAAGCACTACAGGCCAATGTCACTTCTGACTTGAGACAGAAACACATCAGACCCAAGGGACTTCCATAAGGCAAACGTTAAAACGTTTTGGTTTGATGGGAACAAttctttcatgtacatttgtatgtcaccTTCATGATCAAATATGTCCAAAATATTTCCCAACATGACACAGTAACAACATGGAGAAGTTATCCATGACATCAGAGAGTGATATTTTGATGAGGGAATGCAATCCAAGTTACTAAATATATATAGCTCTCTTGTGCTATAATATTAAAGTAAATAGTGATTCCATGACCCCTCATCTTTTCTCTCTCTGtgatgttacatttataatTATTTAACACAGTGAAGTGGTACAACACAACAGAAACGGAATAAAACATAGAAAGCAAATACCTCACTCATATCCACAGGTACACCATCATTAGAGTATGATTCACAGAAAATCATGCGGGGGGGGCAGCAACCCAACAGTCAAATGCAACAGACAGAAAGTTAAATGATACTGTTTTAGGACACCTCCAGACACCACTACTGCGGCCAAGCGCTCGTGACATCATGACGTGACAGCGGCAGTGGTGCCTGGGACAAAGACGCGCATGCAAATCACAGCTACGACTGACTGTTGGCCAGAATTCACCCCTTTGATGATAGGAACATCATTTACATGCAAATCGCTTTCTTCAATAGCACGGCAAAAGTTGCAAATGGCAGGAGAACTTTGAAGGACTTAATGAAAAACAAGTTAGAACTGGACTTTGGGGTATGTCTATCAATTTAGTATACCGGTAGTAGGCTTTctaattttaagtttagcctctctttaaaaacaacaccaaagcctcttaccacaaaattaatTCCCTGCAAACTGAAATCAATTTATGGGCCCATCGagcatccctcaacagagatggGGGCCGATACCAACTGCAGGGACTTTTGACCGTTGCTGACATCGCACATCGGCTCATCAGGTCAAGTGACATGGGCTTCaggtcaaatcaacttgagacGGACCAGAGAACTGGTCAAAACCTTGTTGGTAagaacttaggccacaccaatttattttcttggttgacggaataaaaaaacattttggtttaaatgctagattggaaaaacaacatgaaaacagaatctcagaggaatgtttttactttggtgcacacagtttcagggagtgaacagggtcaggtgcaagttttcaccccagccttctgtatcaatgatttgtttttgctaaaattaaaaatcaaaatctgttaaccaagaaattaaattggtgtggccttagctttgTGTACAGATTTAGCGTTTGAATTTATCAATATGTCAATTTATGGTATCATCATCAAAGGGGTGCATCCGGAGAGGGAGAGATTAGAGAATCATGGTCCAGATCACCACATGCATACCTTCAAGTCACTTTGTGAGCATCCTGATTCACCAAGAGAGCTACCTGAATCAGAGGTCGGGCCAAACCGACCGCTCGGATCCCTGAGGGCATCCGCCCCAAACTGGCTCTTCGGAGGCCCCCCGTGGGGACTTATCAGTCCCGCACTAGTCGGAAGAGACATTCCCACTCTGGCACCTGTAAGGTAATGCGAAAAGATGAGTTTATATTCTTcatttattgaatgaatgaagacctttataaTTGCACATTATTGCCACAccgggtttagtacaggtcacaacaaaataaaacctgttgaacagatacagttaacagatacaaaataaaagtaACTATCAATTTAGATGAATTCAACTTCTCCTTGATTGTCAGTTATAGTAGAGATAAATGAACAGATAagatatgtttatttgttttataatCACTAAGAAGACTAGTTCCCTAATATAGTGGCTCTGTGTCCTGGGCTATAAAAAAAAGACAGGCACGGCCCTATACAGCAAAAGGTGTGCGCTTTTCACTTTATGCAACCGTAACATCAGCCACGTACTGACAGAGGTTGTTTTTACATGGTCACAACAACTGATAAATATTAAGTATTTGTAAGTCACCACTTACCAGCATATGACTGCATTTGACTGCTGCTCGATGTAACAGCTGATGGCATAAAGTTGGGTCTGGAGGCTACAGAGGACACTGGGGACAAGAGCTGACCAGAGGATACTGGGGACAAGAGCTGACCAGAGGATACCGGGGACAAGAGCTGACCAGAGGATACCGGGGACAAGAGCTGACCAGAGGACGTCGGGGACAAGAGCTGTCCAGGACCAGGGGATGTTGGGGACAAGATCTGGCTGAAAGGTGACTGTGGCATTCCACCATGGCCTGCATTCCCCTGATTCATCTGAGTGTTCTGGAATAGAAGAAAACGACTTTCAGTCACTTGCTGGAATCTTGTAGCCTGAGTGCCCTCCTAGGGAAGCGAGACTCAGTATAGAATTAGAAGCCTTGATAGTAAATTTAACCTTAAAAGCTTGTAAATTGAATGTATACAGTATTCAACTGCAACATTTCAAGAAATACATCTTGAACCTTATATcggatagcacccaggctagaaaTCTTGCTCAACCTCCATGTTTGTTGGTAGAAGCAAGTTcaatatacaagtcatgtacttgAGAAATCATTTTAAAATAATTCTTTTCACTAGGAATTTGAGGGGAAAAAGAGGAAAAGGTGCACAAATAACACTGTTTCAGGTGTTCATCCTGAAACATATTGTCCTTGATTACATCATTTATCATTTTCCCTGCCAAATGATTTATTCTGGTTTGTCCTCACCATTGGGAAGTCCTGGTTCCTGTCTTGTACAGAGAAAGCCACGCCCTGGGCCCGCCTCGGGGACAGCTGGGCCATGCCAGGTAACGCCGTCTGGCCCAGTCGGGGCTGGCCCATCGGAGAACGCTGCTGCATCCTGGGCAAGGAGTTCTGGGACGCAGGGCTAGCCATCTGGGACTGATGCGGGCCTGAGAACCCACCTGTGGTACAATGTCAagataaaatacattttactaCCTACTTCTAAATTAATGCCATCTAATGAATGGAGCTCCTATTTTCAGAATCTTAGTACTACTTAGTACTACTCTTCTCCAGTATGGAAATAATGGTAATAACTGCTTTGTAGTTCATTTACAACAGTGCAAAAAATGCAATTAAAGTACTGAGTGTTATCAAATGCAATTGTGAAGTCAGtaaatttgatatacatgttcCCACTTTCTGACATGACAGATTACTCTCACCTTGCTGGATGCTGTGCATGTTGGAAGGACGCTGTTGCATCATAGAACTTCCAGTGGGGCCCATCTGCTttaaaaaagtaaacaaattgcAGGCTTTAATCTTGTGAAATCTCTATAATGGacatcctttttttcaaatttttattgTGATCACCTTCAAATGTTCTTTATCAGAAGGCAGCTTTATGAAAATGACTTGTACTTGTATAGGAGAACACAAGAGCCTGGGAGACAGGGATAGCACTGTTATTAATCAGAAGGCTACCTCTAACGCCCAGCTATTACTGGAACAACCCTTCATAATTTTATAAAATGCCGGTGCAGtggcctaattggtagagtgttcgccttgcatacagtAGGTCTTGAGTTCGATCCCCgtccgggtcataccaaagactttaaaaatggtacatacttctttctctgctcagcactcagcatttgggaaagagtatggaagttaaacacacacatcactaccagcagaccagccccctgctgtagtgacttgcacttgtgtggcccaagggcttcgattgggagatgggcgcccccctacgcatcttcAATGTatgggaccactttaacttttttttttatggaTGATCTAAATCACTACTCTGTATGTAGAGAAACCAGTTAAAGCACCTGTCGATAAGGCATCCGAGGTGTCAGAGGAGAGACCAGCCCCCCCTGTGATGTCACAGGATTTCCTGCCATCTGATTGGGTGGCACCATTTGGTTTGGTGATGTCATCAAGTTGGGTGATGTCATCCCTGGGCTGGATGGTGTCCTTGACCTTGGGGCTATCATCTGGTTGGGTGACATCAGCGGAGGTCCCATTTGGTTTCCCGgcatctgattggttgattgcaTCGACATGGCTTTAGACGTCATCAGCTGAGCCGACGGCGAGATTTGGTTTGGCGGAGCCACCTGATTGGGCGAAACGATTGGGCCAGGGGTCATGCTGACGAGCGATGTCATAGCGTTGGGCGACATCATGCCTCCGTTCTGGTTCCTGACGTTGGCGCCCATCATCGGCTGGTTGATTGACAGGTTTGCAGGCCGCACCATCCGGGCGCGAAGCTGCTGCGAAGGTTGCCCTGGCATGGCGGATCTAGCCTGAAAACCTGCAGAAAAGAGAATCAGAAAATCATTAAAAACTCAAAACGGaggaaacaacaacattcaTCTATCATGAAAGTAAGGGTCGATGTAAATCTATAAATTTTAAAACACTTTTGGATCTTTCTTGATAAGCAAATTCTGAAAGTTGAATACCTCTAAAATCATATTGaattaagttgaaaatagaAGACAGAATACTATATGTAATAATTGTAGAAAGAAGCACAAAATTATGGTTGTATGTTAACTCGAAAAGAAGTATAATCAGAGCTTTAAATATGGTGCCACTGAAACTTGGAAATAATATAAAAACTTTGAATCCATGATTCCATGTATAAAACAATTCTCACCTTGGTTGATGTTGCTGCCCTGCTGTGATGGGAAAACTGAGCTTTGGGTGCTCATGTTACTTTGGCCACCCTGGGGGTGGGGGATGCCATTGTTTACACCCTGGGGGTGGGGGATGCCATTGTTCACACCCTGGGGGTGGGTGATGCCGTTGTTCACACCCTGGGGGTGGGTAATGCCATTGTTCACACCCTGGGGATGGGTGATGCCGTTGTTCACACCCTGGGGGTGGGTAATGCCTGTGTTCACACCCTGGGGGTGATTGATACCACCATTACCACCCTGGGGATGGTTCATGCTGCTATTAACGCCCTGGGGAAAGTTCATGCCAGAAGTCGAGCCTTGGGGGCGACTGATACCCCCACCCTGGGGGCGGTTGATACCCCCACCCTGGGGGCGATTGATACCCCCACCCTGGGGGCGGTTGATACCCCCACCCTGGGGGTGGTTGATACCCCCACCCTGGGGGAGGTTAGCACCTCCTGCCTGTTGCACATTTATGGCATTGCCAGGCTGGGCCATGTTCATGCCAGCCCCACCCCCCTGGGGAAAGTTTGCCCCACCCCCACCGGTGGGGAAGTTCAGAGGGTTGTTGGGTAGGCCAGCCATGTGGGATGCTGCTGACGGATTGGACGCCATTCCctggaaaatgaagagagaATCGTCATAAATAGACTgctcccatagccccgcccatctCTGTCAAAACCATAATGCAGATTGAGAAGTTCAGCATAAAAATGCATACAtgtgacagacatgcagccactctctcattggtcaaagcGCTAATTGCCACAATCTCATTCGCTGCACTGAACCATTTTTGATTCTCTTTTGCTTATTCATTTTCCCTCTTTGTCTAACTGCATTTTTTCCTGTCTGAATTTGATTTTCTGaattctatttctatttttacaatgtacatatatactcCCTTCCCCCCTTCAATTAAAGTTAACAGTTCTTAACCATCAGCACTCTAGAAGTAGCCACTTGGCacacaattccctattggttacagagtttatctatttattctcAAATGTCACAGCACACTACACTGATTCTCTAGGCAGCCCAGCTtatgtttgagagtcaacaCTTATGGACAGAAGAATACATGGCatggcaatttacacatcactacTTAATATACAATGTTACAAAGTTAAGCAGCAAAGGGAACTTAATCTGCACCACTGGGATAACATCTTTTATCTACAGACCTGTGCCTGAGCCTGTACTTGTGCCAGGGCCTGTGCCTGTGCCTGTCTCCTCTGCAGCTGGATCCTCTGTAGCTGTAGGCGCTGCTCGTTGCTGAGGTTCGGGAGGCGGTAGTTCCCTCCTCCTGCATCAATTCAtcacatttcattttgtttaatttactgtctaacaatttttgtactttgtatttgatttaattgtatctAATTTTGCACTCCGGGAAGAATAGCgtaaaatttgtgaaaattgaacaCTAATTGAGATCTGAATAAATCTGACTTCCttcaagagactcttgaagtaacagaAATTACCAAAACTAACAGACACGGatcatgaaccagctttcgctcTACTATGtgtttgtaccatgtatatgtaaatgatatatgttgatagagttacatgtattaggacttaaatgatgtGATCTgtatatctctgttatatttcattACACCATTAACttttccctcatgacctcaatgaatgCTTGTCATGAagaaacaaaggttcaaacaaacaaacgaacctgCTGCGGCAAGCCGGGCCTGCAGCTGTCTctgctgcagcagcagctgcgACTGGCGCCTCTGCAGCATATTGTACAGTTGCTGCTGTGTGTGAGGCATCATGGGACGGCTGTtgctctgaaaaaaaaaaaaaagattgcacCTATCATTACAACCGCCATACTGTTGTTTGAATAATGTTACaatacaggctgatttgagctacTAGTGAATAAAGacaggttcaaacaaacaaaaataccacAAGCTGGTATGAAAATTCAAAAGATTTTACTGCACTCTGTGATGTGACGTTTACAAAATTTTTAATGCgctgtttttgtgaaaatacaAACTGTATATAATCGTCTTGTCTCTCACCATTACCTGGTTCCTGGCCATCGCCATCGCTTGCTGCTGTGGCATGCTGGGTCGGTTGGCACCAGCAGGGAATGAGGTACTGCTGGGCACCTTGGGCTGGCCCTGCGTCAGGTTTCTGTTTGGCTGTTGTGCAAAGCAAAGGTGCATAATCTCATAAATCATGCGACATCATGCAGAACTTAGGCAGAACTTGGAGAGCACAAACTGCCACCAAGGCAACATCAAAACCGTCTTCAACTTCTCTGCTCATAAATGCATGCTAAGAAAACCTGGGTAAACGTACATTTGCAACatcaagtcaaccgtacacacttaTGTCAGGTCTTCAGGAAAGACGCTTGATCAAAGCTGACACTTAGACATGTTTTACTGGTGTGGCTTCTTCAATGGTTGGGTTCAAATGAGCAcaggtacatgttgtacatgtacaatgaattcTTACTTTTGATAAAATGTTTTACAGGCCAGATGCATAGTGCCCTACTAGTAAGTAGCTTTGCAAATCTCAAAGTTTAGTCAAATTGAGTGTGTGGGCTTAAACAAAATCAGTTTATGGGAATCATACAGTTCCAGCATCCTTTCCATATTACagtttttatttgattttgaggTTGCCAATCATATTTACCAAATGCTAAGAAAACACTTATTTCATGGCAGAGGGAACTGCTACAATGAGTTCAATCAAACAGAGAaactgtagcctgggtgccatcctatttctaccagggctcctacattTGCTAttattttagggtagcgaatgtaggagccccggtagaaataggatggcacccaggctaagaaaCTACGCTGCTAAAAACAAAACTCACCATGCCCATGTTTGGCAGTTGCTTTGGTGGCATGCCTCGCACTGGAGACAAGGGGATCTGGCTGGGATCCTGCTCCTGCCCCACCATCCCTGCACCTGCCACAGACGGACCGACCCCCAGGTCACCACCCGGACCCATCTGAGCGAACACCTGCAAACCATCCATTCCACCATCCAGCATGGAGAAGTCACCGCCTTCTGTTCCCGGAGTCATCGGGACACTCCCGGCGGATGGTGCAATCCCAAGCAGTTGGTCGATTTCGCACAGAATGGAACTGTCGCTCTTTAGAACACTCTCCAGCTGGGCGACTAGGTCCCCTCCCTGTGGCGGGTCGGACCAACCCATCACAGAACCACCCATCTGGTTAAAGCGATTCACTCCTGGACTCTGCTGAGTCCCAAGAAGGCTACTGTTTCCTTGGAGTCCAAGAAGGCTTTCCAACTCAGCGATCACTTGTTCGCTATTCTGTAGGCTTCCCGCACTCAGACTCGGCGGACCTGCCGCATTGTCAAGGCCCTTCGAGCCTTGGCTCGATGGATCGGAGTTGAGTCTTTGGGTAGGGTTGCCGCCGAGGATGCCAAGGTTTAAGTTCGTCCCTGCGGTGGCAGTGATTGGGAGAGCCGCTTGGGGAAACGAAGATGGCATGATGGACACGTGCCCGACGTTTCCACCGGCCGTGTGGAACTGCATGGTGTCTTGCGTAGATCTCACGTCCCTACCACCACCTCTGGCACCACCCTGTATGCTGTTCAGCAGGCTGTCTCCCTCCTGTTTTATGAGATCGAGAAGAGCTTCATCGTCCCAATCAGCTACATTGCTTGGCATGGTGTCGAGTGGTGCACTGCCGGTAGCAGCTAGGAGGTTCTGCAGGATTTTATTGACTTGCTCctgtttctccttcttctccagtTCTTCGTTTGTGCTTGTGCTGTCCGCCATCCTGACCGTGGCTCCCTGCAGGACACTGGCGGTTTTTGGAGAGTCGTCGTCTTTGAGCATCCTCTCAAGGAGTACTTCCTTACGTTGTCTTTCCCTCTCTTCCAGGGTCAGTCCGGTGTCGTTCTCACCACGCTTGTCCGTACTAAGCAGCTGTCGCAGCAATGGCGTCTCTAATGCAGCATCTGTCAATTCCTCATCACCACCTGGAGTTGTCGTATTGCCTTGATTTAAGCCCGGAACTATCGGCTCTATTCGCTTGGCGGATGGACCAGAACCTATTGGGCTCACGTTTGGACAGTTGGACTGCCTCAAACCTACCGACATGTCAATATTTTGTCTAATGTTCGGTACTGTTGGTTGCAGTCCTACCCTTTTGCTCACAGTCTGTTCAGCTATTGCCTTCCCTGTTTTCGACACATTTTTCGAGAGGCTGTCACAACTTGTGCTGTCCGCAGAAATTTTCTGCTCCTCCGATAAGGAGGTTACCAACTTCTTTCCAAGGAGCATGGGCTTGTGTGGGCCTGCCTTTTCCGAGCTAGGTTTGCCGAGTTCTTTTTCCATTTGCGGATGCCGCTGTTCGGGAAGGACGACAGCAACTTGCTGTCCCGACCGCGCTGTGCTCCAGGTGGGCATAGTGGCCGCAGGGCTGGCGATACTCGACACAGACTGCGTTGTGACCGTGGTGGTTGTAGTCATGCCACTGGCCAGGGATGTCATCGGGATCTCTGTCTCCTGGCTTTGCATCGACGGTCTGGTTTCCAGCAGCTTGTGAAGTAGAGTTGCGTCCCCGCTACGACTGTCGCTCGACTCCGACTCCCTGCTATCCTCCCTCGTGAAAACCTCGTTTGGGATGTCCCCACAGGAGCTGGACACCGTCTCGCTTTCAAACAGCGACAGGTCGGCACACGACCCCGGTCTGCTGAGCTCCTGCGTGAGCAGTCTGTGCAGTCGGGGGTGGCGCGAGATGTCGTGGGACTTCCTGGAGATAGCCGCGAGAGAttcctgctgctgctgcttgAGTTTATCCACGTTCCGCATGCGCGAGTGAAGCTGGTGGAGCACCCCCACCACCATCTCCTGCTGGCTGGACAGCGGCAGGTGGCCCTTGAAGAGGTTACTCCACACGGTTAAGGAGCTCCCCGAGGGGGTTGATTTCGGGGGGCTGCTCTCGGTCGTCGTTGCTGTCTTCTCTGGACCTGACGTAGGCACTTCAACACTCTTTGGCGACTCCTCCTcatccttcttctcctcctcttgGGTTGGCTCCTCTTCCTCCTTTTCTAATACAGGAGGGGATGAAGGAGCGACGGATGCCGTGCAGGTGGGTTTGGGACGTTCTACCGTCTCCATAGGAATAACGTCATCTGCGGAGGATGCGGCTGGCTTGGTCTGCTCGGGAGCCTTTGGTGAGTTCATCAGCATTTGCAGCATGAGTTTGGACTGGGGCGGCTTGTCACTTTCAACAACCTCACTCATAGCCTTACCTGAAAAGACGAATGTAGAAATACAATCAGTCATGTACATAGTCCACAATCCAATTTCAATCTTTATTACAAAGCCTTACACTAGTTCTAGCTTGTTCTAGCCTACTTAATGCTTGGTTGACTTAATCATTAACCAGCACAATTACATGATTATTGGCAGAGGTAAAAGAAATCTGAAACCACTTCTTGGATCTATTTCTTTCCTAGAAATTCTGTGTTTTTTCTAGTCCATAGCCTCCCCACCAAAAATTATAAAGGTCAAGGTTTTATTTGCAATATGCAGCTTTAAAACTTGTTACAAAGAATACAGCCAATATTCCATAACTGCagagaaacaaggaaaaactCCTGgattcataaatcttataaatcACTGAGATTCTATAAGGCCAAAGCAAAACTAATGCAAAAATACTCAACCTAAGCTACTAAATTTTAACATGTAATAAAACAGCCAGCAAATActggtaaaaaaatgaattcctTGAGCTTGGAACAAATAATGTTAACATAGGGCAAACTCCCCCATACATACCTGACATGGCACTGAGCAGGTTGGTGATGGTTTGGCTGCTGGTGGtattggttgccatggtaacagatgGTTGGGATGTGGAGGACAGCCCAGGGATGTAGCTGGAGGACCCAAGGATGGATTGAAGGATGCAGTCAGTCATGGTCCCTTGTACAGGCACGTTGGGAACATTGCTGTCTCTGTAGACAAATATTCAAAAGTTTTATTTGCTAATTCGTCCATTTTTGCTCTAAACTTAGacgaacttcaatttttgttaaACCCTAAAACATCAACAACTTATCATGTCATAACTCAATTCGCTTGATCCTACGAACAAATTCAATCATTCTTGACAAAGTAATAACCcttaaacacaacaaaaaagttAGCTACttttggggagctttcgagacgtaCTCTGTCTGTTCTTCAACCTGgtaagtcagatctcgtctaggagttctcttgtcacgtgccTGATGATGCTGactatcacgtgacaagagacagtaattaatactttacatttggaaccgcatcatctcaccattgttgcttaacagtatCTATTAATTAAACAacactttacgtttgggactgcattgtcagcagtaacacctagcttcagtgcacagtgaactagtcagtattgccctgatgaagatggctgacagctgtcaaaatgtcggctcttgtaaaatgcttagttgtgaataaaagaaccttgctattcaattATCATATAGTTATCACACTCCTGGCAGCTTCATTCAATTACAACCTTAAAGATTCTACTGTGTACAAAGGGATATCATTTTATTCAAGTTGTACTTTTATCAACTTATAATCATTCTTTGTCAATTAAACTCTGCAGCTGACCAAATAAGAAATTCTCTGTATTCTTATCAATTAATGAATTAGATCTTCACCTGATGAGAGAATACATAGACATGATGTATTGGGGCTCCTTGCTCTCGGCATTTCGAAACAACTTGCTCTTTGTCTGGGCGTGAACCCAGTTACCTCCCGGCAGTTGAAACTTGTAGATTTGACTTGTGGCCGTGCCACATGCCATTACTGTAAGGATAGAGTATGTCATGTTAAGCAGATGACAGTGATTTACCAAAAGGTTTCAGTCTCCTGTTAACATTAAATGTGTGGCCCTAGGGctttagaaatggagatgggcactgccctgtACAACAAACGCTGTataacttgacttttttttcttttaaaacaccACCAAATCAAGGTTTTGAATATAGCATTACCTTTATTGCCTAAGCAAAGACTTATTTTTTTCTAGCAAGCTAGAAAATCGCCACAGTCTAACTGGAAACTATGAAATATCTATCCAGTTATGGTCTGAGGCAAGAAGGAAAATGCACCTTTTCTGCTACAGATCCCTTGTCCAGTGATAGCCTACACATAGATAAAATTACACTATCATCTTTGAAAAATAAGCAATTTCTGATCAAACATTTGAGTTgagt
It contains:
- the LOC136423784 gene encoding nuclear receptor coactivator 2-like isoform X1, translating into MSGHGSDTAPLVRKRKLSDSQDNAVMSKCVQEKRRREQEKMYIEELAELISSNMENLMTIKADKCAILQEAVKQIKALRHQEESAAREAVQQSDVSSSGQSLLPSNVLGNLLLEALNGFLFVVNSQGKLEFISNNVQNYLSYTHDELMGSSVYNIIHVGDHTQFVNCLLPMSLGNGVGWGADAAGKKCRSFQCRMMVKLEAEEDMEKHRTQTPQYKTMQCSAVYHPHPTKGKTEDGNDVPEACLVCIASKVAEANDVETVMPLEQFSTRQDVKGKILAVDTSGLSTSVPHGEIVRRCLTELYKDCEAWVMSKHHREVMACGTATSQIYKFQLPGGNWVHAQTKSKLFRNAESKEPQYIMSMYSLISQHHQARDKRTPRRDLTYQVEEQTEYVSKAPQKDSNVPNVPVQGTMTDCILQSILGSSSYIPGLSSTSQPSVTMATNTTSSQTITNLLSAMSGKAMSEVVESDKPPQSKLMLQMLMNSPKAPEQTKPAASSADDVIPMETVERPKPTCTASVAPSSPPVLEKEEEEPTQEEEKKDEEESPKSVEVPTSGPEKTATTTESSPPKSTPSGSSLTVWSNLFKGHLPLSSQQEMVVGVLHQLHSRMRNVDKLKQQQQESLAAISRKSHDISRHPRLHRLLTQELSRPGSCADLSLFESETVSSSCGDIPNEVFTREDSRESESSDSRSGDATLLHKLLETRPSMQSQETEIPMTSLASGMTTTTTVTTQSVSSIASPAATMPTWSTARSGQQVAVVLPEQRHPQMEKELGKPSSEKAGPHKPMLLGKKLVTSLSEEQKISADSTSCDSLSKNVSKTGKAIAEQTVSKRVGLQPTVPNIRQNIDMSVGLRQSNCPNVSPIGSGPSAKRIEPIVPGLNQGNTTTPGGDEELTDAALETPLLRQLLSTDKRGENDTGLTLEERERQRKEVLLERMLKDDDSPKTASVLQGATVRMADSTSTNEELEKKEKQEQVNKILQNLLAATGSAPLDTMPSNVADWDDEALLDLIKQEGDSLLNSIQGGARGGGRDVRSTQDTMQFHTAGGNVGHVSIMPSSFPQAALPITATAGTNLNLGILGGNPTQRLNSDPSSQGSKGLDNAAGPPSLSAGSLQNSEQVIAELESLLGLQGNSSLLGTQQSPGVNRFNQMGGSVMGWSDPPQGGDLVAQLESVLKSDSSILCEIDQLLGIAPSAGSVPMTPGTEGGDFSMLDGGMDGLQVFAQMGPGGDLGVGPSVAGAGMVGQEQDPSQIPLSPVRGMPPKQLPNMGMPNRNLTQGQPKVPSSTSFPAGANRPSMPQQQAMAMARNQVMSNSRPMMPHTQQQLYNMLQRRQSQLLLQQRQLQARLAAAGGGNYRLPNLSNEQRLQLQRIQLQRRQAQAQALAQVQAQAQGMASNPSAASHMAGLPNNPLNFPTGGGGANFPQGGGAGMNMAQPGNAINVQQAGGANLPQGGGINHPQGGGINRPQGGGINRPQGGGINRPQGGGISRPQGSTSGMNFPQGVNSSMNHPQGGNGGINHPQGVNTGITHPQGVNNGITHPQGVNNGITHPQGVNNGITHPQGVNNGIPHPQGVNNGIPHPQGGQSNMSTQSSVFPSQQGSNINQGFQARSAMPGQPSQQLRARMVRPANLSINQPMMGANVRNQNGGMMSPNAMTSLVSMTPGPIVSPNQVAPPNQISPSAQLMTSKAMSMQSTNQMPGNQMGPPLMSPNQMIAPRSRTPSSPGMTSPNLMTSPNQMVPPNQMAGNPVTSQGGLVSPLTPRMPYRQQMGPTGSSMMQQRPSNMHSIQQGGFSGPHQSQMASPASQNSLPRMQQRSPMGQPRLGQTALPGMAQLSPRRAQGVAFSVQDRNQDFPMNTQMNQGNAGHGGMPQSPFSQILSPTSPGPGQLLSPTSSGQLLSPVSSGQLLSPVSSGQLLSPVSSGQLLSPVSSVASRPNFMPSAVTSSSSQMQSYAGARVGMSLPTSAGLISPHGGPPKSQFGADALRDPSGRFGPTSDSGSSLGESGCSQSDLKEATRSSSSGNGGKDGMKQQTSSSDSEKENSLLLKLLMD